From one Solanum stenotomum isolate F172 chromosome 12, ASM1918654v1, whole genome shotgun sequence genomic stretch:
- the LOC125848872 gene encoding transcription factor HHO5-like, whose translation MGSNSKEMNIDLNFVYVPKLISDVLTEVSAMDDISKKLTKLNQFLVPLEEELRKTEAFKRELPMCMLLLKDAIERLKAEALLYKEKDKSPVMEEFIPLKKGNSDESGRVKKSNDLSDKKNWMSSAQLWSTPVQYENFNLENLKSSGVEEKAREKQYQLGACKLKSDRGAFLPFQGQALKEGKNGLAVKDLSLSMAVTVGEGEKGQKPIDASVKRENGPSNSNGCGGFSQDKSQQRKQRRCWSPELHRRFVDALHQLGGAQVATPKQIRDIMQVDGLTNDEVKSHLQKYRLHVRRVPASGCSWSTMDEIGESSKNNGTQSGSPEGPLHFTGSGSAKGVSINEEEDNKSESYNWNGQLQKSIEGSTIRSSSH comes from the exons atgGGTTCAAATTCTAAAGAAATGAACAttgatttgaattttgtttaTGTGCCCAAGTTAATTTCAGATGTTTTAACTGAAGTTTCTGCCATGGATGACATCTCCAAGAAATTAACAAAGCTCAATCAGTTTCTTGTTCCTTTAGAAGAAGAGCTCAGAAAAACCGAAGCTTTTAAACGTGAATTGCCCATGTGTATGCTTCTTCTCAAAGATg CTATTGAGAGATTAAAGGCAGAAGCTTTGCTGTATAAGGAGAAAGATAAAAGTCCTGTGATGGAGGAATTCATCCCACTGAAGAAGGGTAATTCTGATGAAAGTGGAAGGGTAAAAAAGTCAAATGATTTAAGTGATAAGAAAAACTGGATGAGCTCTGCTCAGCTATGGAGCACTCCAGTTCAGTACGAAAACTTTAATCTTGAAAACTTAAAATCG AGTGGTGTAGAGGAGAAAGCCAGGGAGAAGCAGTACCAGTTAGGAGCATGTAAATTGAAGAGTGATAGAGGGGCATTTTTGCCATTTCAAGGACAAGCTTTGAAGGAAGGAAAAAATGGTTTGGCAGTGAAGGATTTATCTCTGTCAATGGCAGTGACAGTGGGTGAAGGAGAAAAGGGTCAAAAGCCAATTGATGCGAGTGTGAAAAGAGAAAACGGCCCATCAAATTCAAATGGATGTGGTGGTTTTTCACAGGACAAATCACAACAGAGGAAACAGAGGCGCTGTTGGTCTCCAGAATTGCATCGTAGATTTGTTGATGCTCTTCATCAACTTGGAGGTGCACAAG TGGCTACACCAAAACAGATCAGAGATATCATGCAAGTGGATGGCCTGACCAATGATGAAGTGAAAAGCCATTTACAG AAATATAGACTTCATGTGCGACGAGTCCCAGCATCAGGTTGTTCATGGTCTACTATGGATGAAATTGGAGAGTCTTCAAAGAATAATGGTACACAATCTGGTTCTCCTGAAGGGCCTCTTCATTTTACTGGTTCGGGTTCAGCCAAAGGGGTGTC